ACACGCTTTTGTAATTTAGAACAATAATATGCCCATGTTCGTACCTGCATGCAAAGAAATCTTCCATGAATAGAACCCCAACAATAAACAAAGAAAGCAAAACCCCAACAATAAACAAAGAAAAGCATAACAAAAGCACAAACGAGCAATATGTACGAAATGAAAACATATGTGGTATTCATTTTCTAGTTTCCCACATTAATGAGTGCATGAAAGACCCGACTGAAATTATAAAGATTTTCATATTTGATTTAGAGGCAGACATATGGGACCAAAATACTGAGGTGCATTTAACACTAACCATTCATATTACTACAATTAAATCACTGCCTGATAAAATCCATGTTTGAATTAATAACCAGTGCAAATGTCGAATAAAAATACAACAATGGATTCAACAAGTCCCAACACTTTAATACTACTTCATATTACCCCTTATTACTACTTCATATTACCCCTGACGGTTTCCTAAAAGTGCACTCAAGGATTTGAAAGATCTGAAGTTGAAAAACAAATCTGAAGTTGAAAAACACTCGTGAAGCAAAACTTATAATAAATTTACACTCAATTGCGCCCCGAAAGCATAACACCATCACTTTTTGAACGATCATGTATTGCCACCATCATACTAATGGTTGATTTTAACATATTATTATATCTTTAAAGAGATTGAAAAAACTACAATATTCTATCCCAATCATCATCAATTTATCCATCCAGCCACTCCCAAATGTCAAAATAGACAAGTACAAGTAATACAAAGTGCAAATGTGCAAACCATTAACTCACCATCATATTGCTGTTGTCATAAAAGATTTAAACACAATTGAACTTTATCATCACTAACTGCATTAaagataaatgaatcaaaaatttgTCATTAAAACAACGAGAAATTAGGCTGGTGAGGTATGCACTAAACTCGTGGTAgctattattattaaattgatGAATCAATCCCGTTTCAGGCCATACAAAATTTACAAATTTCGACAACCCCACGTATTTGGAAGGGTCAAAACAGTTATTAACCTTGACGGCAGAGAACTCGTTTGCAACCAGAGAAAAAAAATGACGCATGGTGGAAATAGAACGTGGCTACCCAGATATGCAGTTAATTCAAACCTGAAACAACAAAAACTCAACAATCAGGTCTTCAGAAAATACAACCCACAAAGATAAATTTTGCATTTAAAAGTCTAGTGACCATTGTGCATTAAAGGCACTAAGGTTAATTGCAATTTAtgcttttattttaattatttatataaaatatgctTGGCTGCACTTTATGTACCCATTTTGCAGGAACTTAAAAAAGATTGAACCACAAGTTTTCAAAATGCTGTTCCGGGTAATTCTAAAATCTAAAATCTCAAAAGAACGAAAAAAAATTACACATTTCAATGCCCCATCCAATATATGAAAAACTACATTATTTGTTTTCAAGTTCTATATTATGTAAACATTTTGGATTTGGTTTCTCTTAAAATGTAGTCTCACAACTTTTCTTATAATGAGCATATATATGAACTTTCATAAACCTGAATAACTTGCACCTTGAATAGCATTCACCAAAATTGACCATCAAAGAACTACAGGAGCAACTACATTCTCAATCTACTTTATTAAGGATATTGTCTGCTACCCAGTAGGGCAAACCTACAAAAGAACATTTTAAAAGCATATATTACATATaatacataaagtgaaacaaatagAAAGGTTCTTATTCATCTTCTTTAACAATAAAGCTTCCATATTTCGATGTTTATTTCTTGACTCATCGTAAATTCCAACggctatttttttctcaaataatccAAGCACATCATACttaaacaaaaaattttaaatgtatAAATTCTTGAAGCCGACAACGCAACAAGTATGTAACAGAGAAAGAAAGTGTAGGATGATTAGATACATACAAAAAAGTGTTGCACAAATCATAAATGAAGATCTTCACAGCAGCTTCCAGTTTCCTGTGTCAAATTAAACAACCCAGCCGAAACTTGTATGACCACTCAAGATGCACCATGATATGAACATCATTGTACCATATGATCTACAATGGTAACAACTTCAACTTTATGTATTGCTTGTTAAAATGACACATAAAACAAAGGAATTATAGACAATAACAGCTTAATACCTTTGAATCAAATGGAGGAGCATCATACTTCCAGCAGCAACAGCAATAGCCCCTAGGACTTCAGTTTACAAATATAGAACATTAGTAGAGAACACAATTTTGATTTCACCAAGTGCATCaagagatgagatccaataacacATGCTCATCATGAATATTCACTCATCTTCAGTTCATGGATCCCCGGCACCTAcacgagaaaaaaaatataaggcAAATGTCAAAGGAGGTATTGCAAATTATCATCCAAGATAAGCATCAAGCTGACTTTCTTATTTTGGAATCTGTTTCTAAAAAACATAGCACCTGTAACATctgaatttccttcttcatgcaattaCTATTGCCAGTGATAGCTTAGCTAAGTCTTGTGGGCATCTTACTTGTGGTTGTCAAACTTGGACCTCCACTTTGGAAAGATACAGAGAATTTATGCGATCCAACAGTATTGGCACTTGCCACTCACATTTGGCTCCTACTACTCTATGTTGTTTCTCTGACTCTAGGTTGCTTCCGAAGGGCTATAATTGTATTCCAGCTCGGAAAACTTGCccagaaaatatttaaaatgctAATTAAAACTATTTGATTATCATCCTAAAATAAGTAAAACTTGTTTTAGACAAATAAAGGACCTTTAATCCTGTCACTCCAAACAAGGTCAACCAGACCCATTGGCAGCAATAAACCCTACTTCAACCACTTCCAAGACATATCTTGCAGAAAGGTATTATTGAAaaagacaaataaaaaagaaaaaagattatcCCATGATATTGTCCAAAGAAAAGAACATTGACAAAATACTCTCCATAAAGAAGACAAGATGATTAACGTAAGAATAAAAGGAATGAATCAGTCTGCAGCAAGAAGTCtgaaacaagaaagatgaatGGAAGATCTTATTCATTGTGAGATGATGAATTTACAGGTTCTACAAACTTGCCCCTACACAATAGCTGAGTCACAATGACATTAACAGAGAATAGTCATTTACGGTTAGTAATTAGTCAGTCTGTTCAATCCAACCTGCCCGTGCAACCAATACAACTAGTTTGTGCAACAATCTTATGATTTAAGGTCAAATAAGAAAAACCAACTATTGATGTGGCTCTGATATGTCCAACAGACATTTGGAAATAAGTAGTCATCACACATTCAAGAGACAGATAATACAAAGATGACACAGAGAAGAAAAATGATTTGAGCAAATACAATGGAAAATGTAGTTAGAAACTAAGCAGTTGCGTGACAAAAATATTAACAGAAACGAATAGTCAACCCTAAGTGGTCCATCATGGTTTTTCTTCTATATATAGTGCAAAATTTCATATTAATGCAGAATGATATACAGCTTGTCTATCATTTATTGGTAAACTCAAGTAAGTTTTGATGCATCAATGGTAACAccaaacaaaaataaattcatgTTTGCTCCAGAAAACCAAAACATCTGCAGAATTCTATAGTTCCAACAACAGAATTGCATTCCATACTTCAACTGACACACATATATAAGTCTCAAGCACAACACATTATTCTTTTGTCAGAGAGAACATAGTCCATGGACAGGTTGCCTGCCCTCTGCGCAGAGAGAGAGTACAAACATTGAATATCAAGCAGACAAAAGAACCATAGATTCTAGATAAATATCCACCATAACATGCAAAGTCACCGACGATAAGCAGCCAAAACTTCTCTTAACAACTGCAAAATAGCTTATCTAGCATTACCTTTGAGAACCACAATTACATGGGATCTtttgttcttcaagaggaaatttgTAATTGTAAGTAATTTCTTCACCAGCAGATATATGTCTCTTGGCATAGATAAAGATCTTCTTTTGACCCTCAACAGTAATCACCTTTGTATAACAGTTTGGCTGAGAAAAAATCAACATACTCAGAACGAGAAATCAAAAAAACTCTCTAACATTCACCAAGAAAGAATCAACTAAAGCAAGTACCTCACAAGAATGATTAATAAACCTTGCTAATCCACCTCGTTTGGTAGCATCGACCTGAAAAACATAAAATTACCGATAATGATGGCACATGCCCAAGCAGGTAAAATAGCCAATTGTCTATGCAATTTGCACAAATAGTTATTGCACTTGCACCAGGTATTTAGCATGAGTTTTAGAAGACTAAGGACCCACAAAAGATACCGATTAGATTACACTAAATGCAATAACAGTCTTTATTAACATTATATTACAATTTAAAAAGTTTGAATTTATCAAACTATCAGACcatcaataaaatctaaagaaatgataagaaattCTGATCATATCCAAGGAAGAGTGATCAAGATCCTAACCTAGAAAGACTAATTTAACTTTCATTTCTTCATTTGTATCTAACAGATTCtgttaataaatttaataatctatctaaaattttggaattcaattctaCAAACTGAAGAACAATCCACAACTTAAAATTAATTCATTAATTCAATTTAATATGAACTTCTAACAAACCTACAAGTTGTGATGCTTAGAAAAAATGGAATTGAGTTCTAAAATTCTGTTGATATTGTAAGTATAGTTACTTCTCAAATACTAAAGTACTTCCATTAATGCTATAATTTTTACCAAAATCTTTTGCATCTACCTACAAGTCATTGACTAAGATGGATAGGTCTAGTTTAGGTTTATTTTAAGTCTGGATTCAGATCACACATAAGTTGGGTCTTCCTGTTTTGCATTTATTTCAGAATAAATTTGTCATTAATTTTAGTGGTTGCTGTGCAGGTCGTGTCCAATCTTTTGTTGTATTAGCGCCAGGAGatcttattatatataaataacaaAGTCCAGGATAATTGATTAGCCATAAAGAACAAGTTCAGAGAgttttcaaaattttattaatgTAAATTTTTTGGATTAATAATTCTTTTACCAGAATTTACTTCAATGGAATCCTAATTTGCTATAAAAAAAAACTACCCATAAATCCATACAATTTGTTGCAATTGATCTGATTTTTAAATTAGAAGTCAAAGTTTATTTGCCTAAGGGCTAAACAGTACTTTATGTTCCCTCTCGAACCTATCTACTTTccattttcaaatgtcttctagtTCTCTGCTGGTAGCATATGTATCAGCCATTATTCctacttatatatatttttcttaaaatcaaTACTTTTTTGCCAAGAGCCTTTAATCTTCACTTTTGCTAACTTAAATCTTTCATTTGAAATTCTCTTAGCGAGCTACTTAATTTTCCCTTTTTCCAAGAACTGCCTTTTGAACTTCACAACATGACCACCAATTTTTTGTCTAACAGACCAAAAGATTGCATTTGGACAAAAACAATAAATGTGATTAGTGACATTAACCTTTGAACATGATTTGCAACAAAATTTCCCATAATAATGGTGTCACTTCTTTTTTCAAACTCCACACTCAACTTCAATCTTGAGATTACACTAAGTTTtcacatttaaaaataattaaccaTCTTCCATTCTATCTTGCAAAAATTGTACACATCCTGAGTGATGAGGATACCACAACATACTTCCAAGATGACCTAATCCTAATGTGAACTACATATAAATTCATGCTCATGTTGGTTCTGACATAATTTTACTCACAATATCAACCTAGAATAACCCATTAAGTTTCAAAGTGCCCAGAAATGGAGTTTAAAAGATAGAACATGAAACACGGAATTCATTTACACCTACGGCCATCAATTTGACAATATCAATGCTTTCTAGcattgcaaaattccaaaatGTACActtgtataaaaataaaaattatatggtaAATTCCAAAAGTATTTATagtaaagagaagaaaaagaaaagaaggcacAAGTTTAAATATAGCGAAAATTGCTCACCACATAATCATCATCTAATCTAAATAGATAACTGCTGCCAATTCCCATCTTTTCATACTGGCGCTCACGTACATCAGATATCTGTATTCACAGTCCTGATTAATTTTTCTCTCCAAATGTAGAACATAATAAGTTGTTGCAAAAGAAATAACTTTTTACCCGCCGACGGATCAATTCGCCCACATATTCAATCACAAAATCTTCTGCATCAATTGGCTCGAGTGCAACCAGACCCCAATCATGTATCTTGCTCCTTTGGAAACGAAGCCGTTTTTTCCTTGCCTACAAAGAGGAGATGAAAAGGTAATTGATAAAATGTTTTCTTTAATATGGAGTGTTTTTACTTAGATGGAGTGTTTTCTTTAAGCACCTTCAACTGATTGACTTTCAATAGCTCAGCACCTTCAGCAGCAGCAAGAAGGTTGCGGAGCTTAACCCTATTTGTTCTTGCAGAAGGGCCcttaggatttgaattttgggaaGCATTAGGCTGAAAACCTAATGAGTATGTATGGACCCGAATGCCTCTTACGCGAGCCCTCTCAGAGGGTAGTGCAGTCTTTGACCATTTATGCCACTCCCAGCCATTGATGGAAGACCGAGCACACCCATCCGATATGGGACATGGAAACGTTGGTTTAACCTTATGCTTTGTAGGGCGTTTATGCTTTGATTTCTTAGAAGAAGTCATAGatgataattttgaaattttaggATGTGTTAGTTGATTCAACTCAGCCTTTCTCTTCAGTCGAGAAAATCTTCTTGCTGTCAAAATGAAGGAACAACAAAAAAATGAAATGAATAAcattttcatgatataaatgcaaagAACATTAGAAAAAGAACACAAGCTTGAGctatatacttacattttgaaatGTCCTTAGAAGTAAACAATTTATTGGATGCTTCTTGTACCCTCAGACCACAATCATTATTGTCATCAACTTTCTCGTTGGAATTTTGTTGCTGAACTAAAACTGCTTCCAACTTGTGTTTGATATCAATAGTAGAAACCACTTCAACTGTATCACATGAATCATCAACAATAGAATCTATTACAGGAGATTCCAATTCAGCATTGCACAAAAGTGTGGATGCTTCTCCATGGTTCCCATGAGTCTTCTTTCTCAACTTATGTCTTTTTCTTAATACACCACAAGGATCAGATAATTCTTTTTGGTCACTAGCCTGGTATTTGATACCAACAGTAGATACCACTTTAACCTTGTCCCATGAATCATCCATAAGAGGATCTATATCATTTGGAGAAAGCAATTCAGCATTGCATGGAATTGTGGAGGCTTCTTTATGAATCTCATAAGCCTTTCTCAATCTCCGTCTTTTTCTTGATAAACTACAAGCATCAGGTGATTCTGTTTTGTTACTAGCCTGCATAGATGGCCTATTTAGCAGATTTTCAGTCCTGTAACTTTTTAATTCTTGAGAACTCACATCAAGTAGTGTCCTTTTTACTGCTAACTTTGGTTTTGATTCAAGCATCCTCTGGCCTTGCAAGGTGTCCACATCTTGCTTGGATAATCCAGAATTCTCTGAACAATCTAAGGGCAGGTCTGATATTTTCTTGCCAAACCTTCTCTTCCGATAATAAGTATATTTTCCGGTTACCAGAGATGCATCAGTTGACCGATAGGCCCCATCCTAAAAAAAGTGAAATGataaagaattaaaaaaatcaaCCAATAAAGTACTAGAGATAGTAACAAGAGAAATGAAGACATAACGAAAACCAAAGAGATGCAGAAAAGCTAAACAATATACCTTGAGCATGTCTTTCTGGCATCCTCTCTTACTGTCAACATCAGTAGCATCCAATGTAAGTTTTCTCAAAGCACCACAAGAAAGAAAACATTTATGGAGAGCATCATTGAAGTAAGAGGACTTCCACATTTTAAGAACTTGATCATGCAACTTTTGGCGGAAAACTGCCATTGTCACATACTTGTCAATGAGAGGAATATGCCCCATCATCTTTGCAGGCTGAAATTTAGCTTGTCGAGGAAGAATCATTGATGAACAGTCATCCAATCCAGGAGGTGGTGGTTCATCAGTAATagtatcatcattatcatcacaaGACGCAGAGCTAATTGGAAAGCCCAATTGTTCAATAGCATTATTTATACAGTACGTAGAAGGAATTGCTGATTCTGTTTCAAAAAACAAAAGATCTGCTTTCCAATCACAACTCcaaataaatttcataatctatttaaaagaaaaaaaaataccaggGAGCTCTATCGCCACATCAGCAGTCAGATCAAGTGAACTAGACACAGATTGATCATGGCGTTCTGTCACATTAAAGATTTCCTGTTATCGGAAGAATAACCAAAATTTATCAGACCATTTAAGGAAATAAGATCTCACAAACAATTACCTATTTTAAGGCAATCAGCAGCTAAAGAAAACATCTAAATGATAAAAAGATATTAAAATGCTAAGAACCAAAAGAACATAACAAATAAGATCTTTGCATGTAACTTACATCATCCTTTTTATACTCTGCTTCCAAGCAAAACAAGTTTGTTAACTCCTCTTTTATGACATCCTCAAAAAAAGGGAACAAAGATGTCTTGGCCGACACATATAAGTCATTCTCTAAACTTTGTTGTGTATATATTAGATCTCCAGGTAAAGTGGCATCACAAGCAGCATCTTTTGCTATGTCCACCTCCTCATCCATTAGACAACCAGCTTCTGCAATCAAAGGTGAATGAGCAGAAGTATGTGCAGGTCCCTTGCCAGGTCCAAATCCAGGGGGAAAATCCATGTCATTTCTTAGTTGCTCTCGTTGCAAGACTACCTAGAAAATTGcagcataaaaaatatatacagaATATAtagagaaaccattatcaaaaaataaatcaattaaaccaAAGAGTTTTCTAGAAGAAATAAAACGTGTTACATTATCATTATTCTTTTGCATAACATCCATCTTGGGCAGATCCTGCCTCTCACAATCAGCAATAACAGGTGAACATGGAAATGCAGACCAACGCCTTCTTTTAAGCCATGCACCACAATATTCTGCTACAGGATCACAAAGAACGGTGTCCCACAAAGCTTTCATACTATCATAGTACAAGAATTTGCAAAGTGCTAGCAATAATTCTGGAAAGTTATCATAGCTGCTGGAATGTTCTGAACATGTTTGCTGAGACACAGTTACCTCATGTGAAACAGCAACTTCTACCTACAAAATGGTAAACTATTCTCAATCGAAAGTTTAAGATGAAAGTGAAAATGAAAACATTGttccattaaaaaaataaagaataacaaTGATCTCAGTTCCACTAATTACCTTCCCTTTAGATGAACCATATGTTTTAGTACCCTGATGTGTTAATTCTGGCCTGACATATTTCTGAGCTTTCTTTGATGAAATAAACTCTGGTATGATGCTGCTAAAGATTTCATCCAATAGAGCCCGTCGAGCTGCTTTCATTATGACAGACTGCAACTGAATTGAGACTTCTTCTGATATATTAGACATGAGTCTGGTAAAAGAACTGTTCAAATCCCTGTCAGTATCTTCGCTCTTAATATCAGTTTCAGATACGTTCTGGTTGGAAATTCTGCTCCATTCTTCAACTAAAGATGCAAGAGTAAATGGCCCAATTTTATTATCCACATGGTATATCTACAAAAGGAAGAAAGTGAATGTTAGGCAAAAATTGAAGCACAATGGACCAGAATAGTAGGAAGCAAAGAGAAATAATACCGGAACATGCATCTTGCCAAATAACATCATAATATAGTAGTAGCACATGTATAGCACAAAAAAGGCAGAGATTAAGCAGATTATTAATATGCAAACCCCAAGATTCCACCTATTAACTAAAAGGCTTCATTCTCACATACAAACACGCAAACTAGATAGAAAGCTAAAAGCTTCTGAAGAACATTATGCCCAGAGACAGATATTATTCAGCATCTTGATATGCAAATCCCAAGATCCCACCCATCAACAAAAGTGAACAAGATTCTTTGCCACACCTTTATATGAAATTTTAAAGCATTATGAAAGTAACATTCTACAAACTGTGCATAGGGCAAAACACGATGAAATTGAACAACAATGTGGATTATCTGTAGAAGCGCACAATGAGAACTTGCAGGCTTATCTTCAGAATCCTTCACCATGTGGAAACATCAACCAAGTAGACATAATGATAAAGCTCAGAACTTATAGACAGGTTAAAAGGTTGCCCATAACCAGATTAATTAACAATTATAATTCTGCAAAAACATAAAAAGCAATTTCTCAGCAATTAATGCAGTACattttttttactatatataCTTCAAAGTCAAATACTATGATGAAAATAGACTGGACAGGTAGCTGACTTCAAATTTTACGCATTGCTAGATTCCTTGAAACAAATGAAGCCCCTGTATAAGATCTAAAATGACCTTCTGGGCATGAATAAATATTATAACAGGTGCACTTTCGGTACCAAAGGAGCTTCTAGCAGTGgcggcagcagcaacaacaataacaacgaaAAAAAAAGCAGCACAACCCCTAACTTTGTGAACATGACATGACCATGAAAATATATACATTAACATGCAATGCTGACTCACAAAGAGAGGAAGGGAGAGAAAGATAGGTTCTTCCTCAAACAAGAATTTGTAATTAATGATATCAGTCAAAGGAATAACAAGACCTAACATTGACAGAAGTGGTATCCACCATGCAAACTAGCATTTTGAGTGCTACAGATATGAAAAAAAGGATATGGGTCTTTAACTTTCCCATGTTCTAGGAGAGCTTGTGTACTATCAGACTATGGCCCAGTTTAAGCTGAAACTGGTCATGAAAGAACATTCTCACATATTGCGATGCAGTCCATCATTTGCAGGACATGAAATTTATCCTAATCACACAATAAACAGCACCGTGTCGTTT
The window above is part of the Musa acuminata AAA Group cultivar baxijiao chromosome BXJ2-6, Cavendish_Baxijiao_AAA, whole genome shotgun sequence genome. Proteins encoded here:
- the LOC103973775 gene encoding histone-lysine N-methyltransferase ATXR7, with the protein product MPQICISPPPPRGNSRLRFSPTDPVECEELVPERVCINCCSSDTRPCSTDSYGFINYTSSMKKMKLSGLHLSQEEAKNCMGDISDYFSRGHAEGHSSCWYSDKDNWLSCCCDPVEVGSYAAMEGSSQSLVNSSEISLPHGTSHTPPQNGACGGYAQFSVVGWMYVNENGNMCGPYSQGQLIEGLSSGFLPEELPIYPVVNGSVMNAVALKYLKQFSSPIYSASRVAGAASSQTSELARRNSLPYEVDESVSYSSLYSTQPSEAQLTISYGAQSSEQGLTNTGMIKCTSSVLLRSLSSEESCWMFEDQEGRKHGAHSFAELYYWHHNSYLDDSLMIYHVDNKIGPFTLASLVEEWSRISNQNVSETDIKSEDTDRDLNSSFTRLMSNISEEVSIQLQSVIMKAARRALLDEIFSSIIPEFISSKKAQKYVRPELTHQGTKTYGSSKGKVEVAVSHEVTVSQQTCSEHSSSYDNFPELLLALCKFLYYDSMKALWDTVLCDPVAEYCGAWLKRRRWSAFPCSPVIADCERQDLPKMDVMQKNNDNVVLQREQLRNDMDFPPGFGPGKGPAHTSAHSPLIAEAGCLMDEEVDIAKDAACDATLPGDLIYTQQSLENDLYVSAKTSLFPFFEDVIKEELTNLFCLEAEYKKDDEIFNVTERHDQSVSSSLDLTADVAIELPESAIPSTYCINNAIEQLGFPISSASCDDNDDTITDEPPPPGLDDCSSMILPRQAKFQPAKMMGHIPLIDKYVTMAVFRQKLHDQVLKMWKSSYFNDALHKCFLSCGALRKLTLDATDVDSKRGCQKDMLKDGAYRSTDASLVTGKYTYYRKRRFGKKISDLPLDCSENSGLSKQDVDTLQGQRMLESKPKLAVKRTLLDVSSQELKSYRTENLLNRPSMQASNKTESPDACSLSRKRRRLRKAYEIHKEASTIPCNAELLSPNDIDPLMDDSWDKVKVVSTVGIKYQASDQKELSDPCGVLRKRHKLRKKTHGNHGEASTLLCNAELESPVIDSIVDDSCDTVEVVSTIDIKHKLEAVLVQQQNSNEKVDDNNDCGLRVQEASNKLFTSKDISKSRRFSRLKRKAELNQLTHPKISKLSSMTSSKKSKHKRPTKHKVKPTFPCPISDGCARSSINGWEWHKWSKTALPSERARVRGIRVHTYSLGFQPNASQNSNPKGPSARTNRVKLRNLLAAAEGAELLKVNQLKARKKRLRFQRSKIHDWGLVALEPIDAEDFVIEYVGELIRRRISDVRERQYEKMGIGSSYLFRLDDDYVVDATKRGGLARFINHSCEPNCYTKVITVEGQKKIFIYAKRHISAGEEITYNYKFPLEEQKIPCNCGSQRCRGSMN